The Alphaproteobacteria bacterium DNA segment GGCGGTCAACTGGATGTGACTTTGGCCGGGCGCTCCTTGGATACCCAAGGGCTGTTTTCGGGCGAGGGGTTGGATTCTTTGGAGGCCGAGGTTGCCGTGGACCAGAAGACGCCGCCGTCCGCGCCGTCCGCCGCACCGGCATCTGCCCCGGCCACGCCCACGCCCTTGCGCGTGCAGGCCGATATGGAGCAGGTGTGGTTCGAGTCTGGCGCGTTGCGCGATGTGCGTCTTGAAGCCGCGCGCGAATCCGGGTCGTGGTCGGCCTGGCAATTGACCGGCAAGATCAATGACGAGCGTAGCTTAAGCGCCCGATTCAGCACATCCGCGCCCGGTCGCCGGGCCTTGGATATCCGCATCTCGGATATGGGCCTTCTGTTGCGCGCATTGGGATGGAGCAAGGGCGTCGTGGGCGGCGCGGTTTCGGCCACGGCCGAAGGTCCGCCCGACCGCCTGGAAGGCAAGATATCGGGGACCTCGTATCGCCTGAAGGGCTTGCCCTGGTTGGCGCAGCTGGTGGGTGCCGTGTCGCCGATTGGCCTTGCCGAGCTTGTGGGCGGCGAGGGGATCGCCTTTGATCGCCTGGACAGCCGCTTTGTCTGGCAACCGCGCGAGCAAATCATCACCTTGGTCGAGGGTCGCACCGCCGGGGCTTCGTTGGGCATGAGCGCGGATGGCACGATCGATATCGGCCAATCGCGGCTGGATGTGCGCGGCACGGTGGTGCCGGTCTATTTCCTCAATCATATTTTAGGTTCGATCCCCTTGTTGGGGACGTTGCTGACGGGCGGGGAAGGGCAGGGATTGTTCGCGGCGACCTATTCCATGACGGGCGATTTGGATGCGCCCAAGCTGCAGATCAATCCCGTCAGCGTGTTAGCCCCGGGGTTCTTGCGCAATCTGTTCTTTATGGGATCGGACAATGCGGGCAAGGAGTCGCCTGTCTTCGTGCGTCCAGAAGCCGCCAAGCCTGCTCCGTCCGCGCCGCCTCTTCGTTAATGGGCATCGATCGATCTTAACGATGATTTTTTATCGCGCGGTTAATCGGCCATCAACCACTTCCGCCTAATCTGTGCGAGGTGTGTTGTCAGCCGGAGTGGCCCGTAATGCTGATCGATTGGGATGCTAAGTACTGCGTGGGACATCCCAGGATCGACTCGGATCACAAATGCCTGATCGAGATCATCAATATATTGTGTCGTGTGATGCTGACCCACGAAAGCGATGAAGTTTTGCATGACCTCTTGCGCCTATTGCTGAATCAAGCCCAAGGGCATTTCGATCGTGAGGAAGGCTATATGCGGGATGCGGATTATCCGGCCTATGAAGATCACCACGCGAAACATGTTGTCTTGTTAGAGCAGGTCGTCGATCTGGCACATCGTTTGGAGGAGAACAGGGAGGATACGGTGCCGGAATCCACCGTCAAATTCCTACACGAATGGCTGATCGATCACATCGTCAGTGATGACAAGCCGTTGGGCGCTTATCTGGCGGCGCGTCGGCTTTGACCGCAAGGTGTCGAAACATAAGACAGGATCGGAAAGGAGATGTCACATGCTCATTGAATGGAACAGCAGCTTTTCGGTGGGGCATCCACAAATTGACAATGACCACAAGAAGTTGATCGCCCTGCTCAATACTTTATGTGAGGAGATGAACAAACAGAAGGGGCGCGAAGCCGTCCGCACGGTTCTGTTGGAGCTGGTGGACTATACCAGGACGCATTTCGCGCGTGAGGAAAGCTATATGCAGGCCACGAAATATCCGGCCTACGAGGATCATCACGCCAAGCATGTGGCCTTGATCGAGCAAGCGGCGGACCTGATGCGCCGCGAGGCCAATAACGAGTCCGTTGTGACCATCGCTACCTTAAACTTCCTGCGCCAATGGCTGACCGATCATATCCAAGGGGACGATCGGGCGCTGGGGGCCTATCTGGCGACGCACCAAAGCTGATCTTGTTTCTTTGTAGGAATAACCCGACCTTTTTGTAAGATGTCGGGGAGTGGTTTCTGGAATCCCTGCTCGCGCGGGGAGCGGGGAGGCCGTGATTTCCGGAGGGGGGGATATGCGGCCTCCCCGCGAGTTGCTTAATTACAACAATAGAGGCCAAAAGCCCTCATGGTCTGAAAAAACCCTGACAACATACGGCCAGAGCATGATATGAAAATTGACGGAAGCGGAAGGCACAAGGCCGATTCCCCCATTTATTGCCCCTCAACAAGAGAACGAGGATGACGACGATGCGTAAAATGACACTTGCAAGCCTATTGGCCGTTGCTTCGGTGGCCCTGCCTCTGGCAGCCCATGCCGAGCAGACCAAGGGCGTTTATCTGGGTGCTGGCCTTGGCGCCGTGTTCCCCGAAGACAGCGAAACCCGCGTGGGTGGCGTGAAGAACCGTCTGGACCAGAACACCGGTATCGTGGGCCTGGGTAACCTTGGCTATGCTTTCGGCAACGGTCTGCGGACTGAAGGCGAACTCAGCTACCGTTACTCGGACATCGATGGCGTACATGGCCTCGGTTCGGGTCCCGACTCGCGCGGCAGCTTTGGCGTGTTCGGCTTCTTGGCCAATGCGCTGTATGACTTCGACCTGTCCGGCTTTGGCGTTCCCAGCAACATCAAGCCCTATGTCGGCGCCGGTGTTGGTGGTGCGTTTGTTGATGCCGACCGCAATGGTCGTGTTGGCGGCGTTCCCGGCGGCACCTTCCTGAAGGGCGATGATGTTGTCTTCGCTTGGCAGGCCATTGGTGGCGTGGGCGTTGACCTGACCAACAGCTGGACCGCCACGGTCGACTACCGCTACTTCGCGACGGAAGACGCCACGTTTGATACGACGACGGCTGGCGTGAATGGCCGTGCCGACTATGCGGCTCATTCGGTGATCGCCGGTCTGCGCTACAACTTCGGTGGCGATGATGCGGTGAGCGATGTGACGGCTCAACCCCCGGTGACCCCGGTGGTGCAGGCCCCCGTCGTTCCGGCCGTTCCCAGCACCTATATGGTGTTCTTCGACTTTGACAAAGCCGAGCTGACGCCCCAGGCGAAGGCTGTGCTGGCCACGGTTGCCAAGAACATCGTCTCGGGTGGTGCGGCCAAGATCAAGGTCGTCGGCCACACGGACCGCTCTGGCTCGTCCAAGCACAATGCCGCTCTTGGTGCCAAGCGCGCCAAGGCCGTCAAGGCTGAGCTGGTTCTTCACGGTGTGAAGTCTGCTGAAATCTCCACCCGCTCGGTTGGTGAGAACGACACACTGGTCCCGACCGCCGATGGCGTCCGCGAGGCCCAGAACCGCCGCGCGGTCATCGAAGTCGATGCCCCCAAAGCCCCCAAGGCTGCGGTGAAGAAGACTCACAAGGGCCACAAGTCAGCCCCCAAGGCCGGCAACTAAGAGAGATAATCTCTGATTGACCGGAGCCTGAGGTAACTTAGGCAAAAGAATCAAGAGGCCGTCGCGATGAAAGTCGCGGCGGTCTTTTGTTGTGATGTGTTGGTTTGTCACTTTCCTTGACATGTTTGAAATGCCCATTTCTATTTTGCCTATACGTTATTCACAAATATCAAAACGCTAGATTGTTACGATGGGGGCTAAGCGAAGCGCCGATGGCAAGGAAAAGAGATGGACATGGAGATCATGTGAGGATGACTTACAGGAAAAGGAATTCTTATTGGCAGAGCTCATCACGAGCCATTCCCATCCCCCCGCTTCGTACTGTTTGTGAATGGCGGGCCTTTCCATGGGCAGCATTGGATTCCCGTTCCGTCAGCATTTGCCAAGAACTTCTTTATGATTTTTAAGGGTCTAGTCAGAATTTGCCGACAGGTGCATTCGGCATCTTCCGATATATCATTTGAGACGATATGATCCCGCGCATGTTGCACATGATCAGCGATGAATCTTTAGAAACGGCGGCCCAAGCCTTGCGGCAGGGCCAGTTGGTGGCCTTTCCCACGGAAACCGTTTACGGGTTGGGGGCGGATGCTACCAACGGCAAAGCGGTGGCGGCGATTTTCGCGGCCAAGGGCCGTCCACAATTCAATCCGTTAATCACGCATGTCCCAAGTGCGCGAGAGGCGCGGCGTCTGGGGCGTTTCGACCGCCGGGCCGAGATTCTGGCCGAGGCTTTCTGGCCTGGCCCTCTTACCTTGATCCTGCCTCGGCAAGAGAACTGCCCTATCCATCCTTTGGCCTGTGCGGGATTGCCAAGCCTAGCCCTGCGTGTCCCCGCGCATCCGGTGGCATTGAATCTGCTGGATCGGGCCGGTGTGCCGGTGGCAGCGCCCAGTGCCAACCGTTCGGGCGGGTTAAGTCCCACAACTCCCGCCCATGTAGCCCGTTCCTTGGGGCAAGAAGCCGCCCTTATCTTGGCCGCTGGCCCGTGTGTCGTGGGGCTGGAATCCAGCATCGTGGATTTGACGGGCGAGCATGCGGTGCTGTTGCGCCCGGGCGGGTTGCCCAGAAAGCGGATCGAACACGCCCTTGGGGCACGCTTGGTCGATGCGCCGTCCCTGATAGACCCCGACCGCCCGACTGCGCCCGGCCAATTGGCCAGCCACTATGCCACCACTCTGCCCTTGCGCCTTGAGGCCGTATCGGCGGAAAGCGACGAGGCTTTGCTGACTTTCGGCCCGGATATGGGGATCATGGGCGGTTGCGCCCGCGCCAGCCTAAGCCCTCATGGCGACCTGATCGAAGCCGCCGCCAACCTATTCGCTAAACTGCATGAATTGGACCTTTGCGGCGCACGCGGAATCGCCGTGATGCCCATTCCATCCGAGGGCCTAGGCGAGGCCCTCAATGACCGCCTACGCCGAAGCGCCGCGCCACGCTGATCCTTTGTTTGCACGAAATGTGGTTCTCACGAATGATAGGCCGTTCTGCTCATACCTATCCCGTATCGAATGCGCCCCGAGGATTAAGGCGATGTCTTATTCGCCAAGGCGTCAAGCCGTGCCAAAAGGACGGATGTTGGCGTGACATGCGAAAAAGTGTCGCGCAGCTTACCCTCGGGACCGATCAGATGAATGGTGGGCGGAATATCGTTGCTGGCTTCGCTTTCCAACTCGCAGGGCACGCCCCATTTGCGCGTGAGATGCCTCATCGCGGACGCGCTGCCGGTCAACCGTCTCACGCCTGTCATGCCTGTCATGCTGACGGTTTGGGCCATGGCATCGTATGAGCGCGTCGGGATAGCCAGGGTGATATGCAGCGCTTCGGCGGATATATGCGCCGGCGCGTTGGCCTTGGCTACAACATCGCTCATGGTGTGCAAAGCGGTCTGGCACTCGGCCTTACAGGTTTGACCCGACATCAACACCAAAAAGTAACGCCCTTTCAACTGTTCTGCTGTCACGAAATGTCCATCAGTCGAGACGAAGGTTCGCTCGGTCTCCTCCATCTTGTTGACCAATATGACCTGATCGCGCCCAACCAACAGCGCCACCCCCAAAAGGATGATCGCTGCCAGCACACTCCGCCATGTACGATGTTCTTTCATGCTTTCAATTTAAAGCACGAAACGGATCAATGTAAGGTTACGAAAGGTCGCGGTACAATTTGTCGCAGGCAAAAAAATCTTGATGGGTATAGGCTAGGTCTTGGTTATATAGGACTATTTTTGTATATGTAACAATATCAAGTGGATTGCTTGCTCTTCCACTCGGTTACCGCGTGAGTCAGGTCGGCCGAGGCCTTGGTGTAGTCGCCCTCGGTTTGCATGTGTTTCTCGGCTTCGGCGCGTTGGCCCTTTAAAATCATATCCAAAACCATGGCAGCTTTTTGGTGAAAAGCCGTATGCAGTTTGCACACGGTTTCATAATGTGCCGACTTTTTGTCGGAAGCCTGTATCTCGCTGCCATACAGCCATTGGCCGAAGGGGCAGACATTGTTCTTTCCGGCATCCGTCACCGACACGTCGCATTTCCCTGTCTGCAGGGCATCGCGCAGCCGTGTCTTCCACTTCGCATGAGCCAGAATGGCACCATTCAACTGTTCGTCAAGATTGGCCATGGGATCACCTTTGTGATGGAGACTTTTGCAGATATCAAGCTAGAGATAAAATCTCTAAGAAAGGGTAAATGTTAATCATTCCTGTATGTTACGGCTGCCAGAGAGGCGGTTTCTTAACGAGGGTCACACGACCAATAGGCCTTGTCCATCGCGTAACACGGCTTGGACGGCGGGGCTATAGGTCGGGCCGACGCCGTCATGCAGCGTCAATCCTGGCAAGACGCGCAAAGGCGCGCGGCCTTGCCAGCAAGCGGTCACCAGAATCCGCACCGCCGCTTGGTCTATCCTTGGCCATAAAGGGAACAGGCGAATGCTGCCAAAATGTTGGGCCGTCAGGGCGGACAGAATATCGGCCATGCGTTCGGGGTGATGGATCAAGACCAACTGGCCGCGCGGTTTTAGCGCGCGGGCGGCGGCCCCGATCCAATCGGCGCAAGAGGTATCTTCGGCCTCTCGATGCGCCTTTTGTCGCGCCGCATCTGGCGATGCGCTATGGGCGGCGGCTTTGAAAAATGGCGGATTGGCCAAGACATGATCGAACTGGCGCGAAGGGAAAGGATTGTGCCGAATATCCGCGCCGATCACCTGCACGCGATCATCCAGCGCGTTCCGGCGGACGTTTTCTTGGGCCAATGCGGCCAGATCCGTTTGCCGCTCTAAGGCCATGACCCGCAATCCCGGTACGCGCCAGGCCAGGCACAACGCCGCCGCGCCGGTGCCGCAGCCCATCTCCAGCGCCATATCGCCGTCTTTGGCGTCCACGGCGGCGGCAAGAATGACCGGATCAATGGCCGCCCGTTCGCCCTTGATCGGTTGCAGCAAACGGATGCGTCCGCCCATCAGGGCATCGTCGCTGTAATCGGAGGCGGGGAAACGGGTGATCATGAGATGGGCTTAGCGTGGGCGTATGATTTGGCCGATCTCGTCATCGGCGGGCAGAAGATCGCGGTAATGCTCGCCGCGGAAATCGTCGATGGCCTTTTCCACATCCTCGGCATCCGCGCCCATCATGCGCAGGGCATAGCTGGACAGCTCCAGGCTGGCCTCGATGGTCTCGGGGATGACGGCGGCGGCACCCACACGGCGCAATTGGCGCGCATGCACCTCGTCTCTCGCCCGCGCCAGGATGGTCAGATGCGGGCAAGCGCGATGCAGTTGCGATACCGTGCGTTCCACCGCCACCGGATCGTCAAAGGCCACCACAGCCAGGCGCGCATGGGATGCCCCCACGGCCTCCATGCTTTCGAAATGCACCGCATGGCCATAGATGACGTGCCATCCCTTGTCGCGGCCTTGCGCCACGCGCTCGGGATCGGAATCGAGGGCGGTAAAGCGAATGCCAAAGCGCGACAGCAATTGCGCCACCGTCTGGCCAACGCGACCGAACCCGGCGATCACGGCATGAGGCTGTTCAGAATCCTGGGCATGGGGCGGCGCGTCTGGCAGATGGCGGCTTTCCACCATCTTGCCCATGCGGGCCGCCAATACGGCCAATAAGGGCGTCAATGCCATGCTCAGCGCCACGGCGGTCACGAAGATCTGTCCTTCGCCGCGCGGAAACAACCCGCCTTGCATGGCCAGGGCGAACAGCACAAAGGCGAATTCGCCGCCGCCTGCCAATAACAAGGCCAGACGCAACGAGTCGGCCATGCTTTGCCGGAACACACGCGCCAGTCCTAAAATGACGGCAGCCTTAATGAGCAAAAGGCTTAGCAGCAACAGCCCCAGACGCTGCCATTGGGACATGACCAGCATGGGATCGAGATTCATGCCGACCGTCGAAAAAAACAGACTCAGCAACAACACGCGGTAAGGCCGCGTATCGGCGTCGATCTCGTGGCGATATTCGGTCCCAGCCAGCAGCAACCCGGCCAAAAATGCGCCAAGGGCCATGGATAGGCCGCAAATATGGGCGATCCAGGCCGTCCCCAGGCTGACCAACAAGGCGGTGGCCGAAAACAAATCGGCGCTACGCGCATGCGCCACCATGCGCAGCACGGGACGCAGCAGGAACCGTCCGATCAAGATGATCGAGCCGCCCGCCAGCAACGCCTTGAGAAAGGCTTCGCTCAGCAGGCTTTCGATGGGCATCGAGGTATTGCCCAGCAGAGGCACCAGGGCCAGCATCGGGATGACGGCCAAATCCTGGAACAACAGCACGGCAAAGGTCGTGCGGCCATGACGACTGACCAGCTCGCCGCGCTCGACCAGCAATTGCAGCACCATGGCGGTCGATGAAAAGGACAACGCCACGCCGATCACTCCGGCGGTCAAAGGCGGCAATCCGCCCAGCCAGCCCATCAGGCCAAACAGCAAAGAGGTCAGCAAGACCTGCAAACTGCCCAGGCCGAACACGAATCGCCGCATCAATTTCAGGCGTTCGATGGACAGTTCCAAGCCGATGGAAAACAGCAAAAAGACCACGCCGTAATGGGCCAAGGTCTCGGCCAGGGCAATGTCTTTTAAGATGCCAAGCCCATGCGGACCGACCACCACCCCCGCCACCAGATAGCCCAAAACCGGGCTCCAGCGCAGACGGTGGAACAGCGGCACCACGATCACGGCCGCCATCAAGACAATCAGCAGAGTTTCCAGCCAAAGAGGCGCGGCATGCATGGCAAGCTTCCGGCGAATCGCATAGGGTTAGCGTATTGAACGCCATCTTGTTCCGGGTGGGAAGGAAAAATCAGCCCGATGGGGTCGATGGGGGAGTGTCATGTTTGATTCTCTAAGGCAATCCTTGCGTGATGCGGCGCGAGAGCGGAGCCGGCGGCGGCGTGAGCATGAGCGGCAGGAACGGGAACGCAAGCTGGCCACCGACCGTGCGCGGCGGATGCAAGAGGATATGGAACGGCGTATTAAATCCGTGCGGGTGATTACCGGCGATGTGCGGTACCGCTATTCCATCCTCGACACGCTACGCGCCCATGGCTATCGGGTGTCCGAGCCTTCCCAAGACATGGCCCCCACACTGGCCACCGAAGCGGCCATTCGCTCGCTTCAAGAACAGGCGGTGACTTTGGGCGCGGATGCCGTGATTCATGCCACGTTCAACATCTTGCGCTATACCGCGCCGCGTCGCGGCTATGCGGTGGCCACGATCTATGAAACCCACGCTTTTGGCACCGCCATCAAGGTCCTGGGTCCCCCCAGCGATTGGGAGGGAGCGCAAGGTGAATCCGAGGATGAGGGGACCTAGAATCTGTTAGCAGATATCAAGAATGGACATGGATTCCAGCCAAACAGAGTGTTCGAAGAATGCCGAAGAGCTTTTGAGAGTGTTAGCCAGACGGTTTATGGTGCGGCGGCGGTTCTTGCGTAGCGCGATGAATGCCGGTAGGAATCCTCGCTCACTGATCCATAAACGGGATGGGACGAATGGCGCGGGAATCGCAATCGGGCCGGGCAACTCTTTTGGCTATGCTGGGTGTGCCGATGGCAACCCTGCTATGCCTGGGCTTGGCTGTGTTCGGGCTGGATTATCTGCACCACATGCCCGGACCGGTACCCGGCGGAAGCTTGGACAAAGGCAAGGCCGTGCTGATTCCTTCCGGCACGCCCACGCTTCGGATCGGCCAAATCCTGGCCCAAGAAGGCGTCATCGAATGGCCGTGGTTGTTCGTGATGGCCAGCCACTGGCCGCTGCAATCCCCGCCCTTGAAGGCCGGGGAATATTTGATTCCCTCGCGCGCCAGCGTGGCGCAGATCGTGGCGCAATTGCGCGGCGGGCGCACCGTGATGCATTCATTGACCGTTCCCGAAGGTCTTACATCGGCTCAAATCGTGGCCTTGGTGCGTGCCGAGCCGTTATTGGCGGGCACGATCCCCGCCGTGCCGCCCGAGGGCACGTTGCTGCCCGACACTTACGGCTTTTCGCGCGGCGATAGCCGCGAAGGGATGATCGCGCGTATGACATCGGCCATGCGTCGCGCCGTGACCGAATTGTGGAGCGCGCGCGTGGCCGGCTTGCCTTATCGTTCGATGGACGAAGCCGTGGTGATGGCCTCGATCGTCGAAAAGGAGACGGGACTTGCGGCCGAGCGTCGGCGCATCGCCGGCGTCTTCGTCAACCGTCTGAAGCGCGGTATGCGTTTGCAAGCGGATCCGACCGTGATCTACGGCCTGACTCAAGGTGAAGGCGCATTGGGCCGTCCTTTGACCCGCGCCGATTGGCTGCACAACTCGCCCTACAACACTTATGTGATCGACGGCCTGCCGCCGCGCCCTATCGCCAATCCGGGACGCGCGGCATTAGAGGCCGCCTTAGATCCCATGCCGCATGACGATTTGTATTTCGTGGCCACCGGCCAGGGCGGTCATGCCTTTGCCCGGACGTTGGAGGATCATAACGAACATGTCACCAAGGCCGCGCGGGACTTGACGAAAACGAGGAACTAAAATAGAACATAGATATTCGCTCTTTGTTCGATGACACGGGCTAAGGCAAGAGGGGGGAGACGGCATGTTGACGCGCAAACAACAGATCTTGCTGGGAATCATCCATGAAAGGCTGGAGGCCGAAGGCGTGCCGCCGTCTTTCGAGGAGATGAAAGAGGCTCTGGGCCTGCATTCCAAATCCGGCGTGCATCGTCTGGTCACGGCATTAGAGGAACGGGGATTCTTGCGCCGATTGCCGCACCGCGCCCGCGCGATGGAAATTTTGCGTCTGCCCGAAAGCATGGGTAAGACGCCCGGTCTGGTTCCTGCTTCAGGCGGTGTCCTTGCTGGCGTCACCGCGCGGCCCCGTCGGGGCGGGGCGTCCCGACCGATGGCGGCGGCCGGTTCGTCGCGGACTTTGCCTTTTTACGGACGGATCGCCGCCGGCGTGCCGATCGAGACGACGGGCGATGCGCCTGCGACCTTTGATGTGCCTCCCGCCATGGTCGGTCGGGGAGAGCATTATGTGCTGGAAGTCGTCGGAGATTCGATGATCGAAGCCGGAATTTTTGATGGAGACTTGGCCTTGATGCGCCAGACCGAACAAGTCGAAGAAGGCAGCATCGCCGCCGTCCTGGTCGATGAAGAGGCCGTGACCTTGAAACATGTGCGCCACCGTGCGGGCAAGATCATTCTGGAAGCGGCCAATGCCCGTTATGCGCCGCGCGAATTGCCGGCGGATCGGGTGCATATCCAGGGGCAATTGGCGGGATTGATCCGGCGTTATTGACGCGCCGTTTGCCAGGGACGTGTGGGGCCATACGGGTCGGCGCTGTTCCATCTGAGGCCCCAGAACGGGCCGATATAAACCGCATATGCGCCGTGACGCGCCAAGTCTGACCGGGTGACGGCGGGAAGATGGGGACAGGGCGTATGGTCGGATTGCGGGGCGACCACCATATCCAACCTCGCGCAATCCGGGGCTTGATCGGTATCGGCCAGCCAAATAGCGCGGTCGCGCAGATGATACAGGCATCCGGTGTCTTGGCATGACAAAAGCGGGTCTGTGGATATATCGGGCCAATCGGCCAGGGCGTTCACCGCTTCGCGCCGCCGCCAATGATCGGCGGTCTGACTGTGAGATGGCGCGCGAGATAGGGCCAGGCGACCATCGGCCAGGCGCAAGCCGATCAGGCTTCCATCCTCGGCGATCAGCATATCCGGACGCGGCATGGTCAATCCAATGCCCAGCGCCATCAAGATAACCGGCACGCCCAACAGACGCCAACGGCCCGGCATCAGGCACAAGAACAATCCGCCCGTTAGCATGGTCAGCAAAGACGCCAAAGGCAAAGCGGGAAGCCGGGTGACGGCACCTGGCATATCCGCGAAGAGATGTGCGATCCGCACCATGCCCTCGATGCCCCAGCCGGTCACCATCAAGGGGATATGTTCCAATCCTAGGGGCATCGCCAGCAAGGCCAGCGTCAAGGCAGGCATGATGACGAAACTGGTCAGCGGCACCGCCAGAACATTGGCGGCCACGCCGTACCAGGAGATTTGCTGGAAATGGAACAAGGTCAGGGGTGCCGTGGCCAGGCCTGCCACCAACGAGGTGAGAGCGATATCGAAAGGCGGCCTTTGCCAGAATGGGCGATGATCGCTGCCGTGACGACGCAGATTTTGCGCACGAATCCGCCGCATGGCGTTATAGACGACGACCAGCGCGGTGGCGGCGGCAAAGGACAGCTGAAACCCGACATGCGTCAAGGCGTGGGGCTGAACGCAAAGAATCGCGCTGGCGGTCAGGGCAATGACACGCAGGCTCAAAGCCCTTCTGCCGACCAGGATCGCAACCAGCACCAGGGCCGCCATCAACAAGGAACGCTGGGCCGGAAAAGGCGCGCCCACCAGCAATGTGTAGAAAATAATGGGCGGCAAAGCGGCCAGCGCCGCGATCTTGCGCGTATTCCAACGCAGCGCGATAAACGGGATCAAGGCCAACAAGGCGCGTAGCGAGAAAAAGACAAGCCCCGCCACCAAGGCGATATGCAGCCCCGACACCGACAGAATATGCATCAAGCCCGAATCGCGCATGGCCTCGGTGACAGGCTTGCTGATTCCCTGTTGCGCCCCGGTGGATAAGGCCACGGCGATGGCGGCGGGATCGCCATTCAAGGTCACGGCGACGCGCCGGGCGATGGCTTGGCGCAACAAGGCCATCGCGGTTTGATCTTCGGGCGTGGCTGCCGGATCAGTCACCAAAAGCGGCGCATAGGCGTTGCCCACCGCCGCGATGCCGTTAAAGAAGCACCATTGCCGATAATCGAACGCGCCCGGCGCGGCGGGACCGGCCGGAGGCACAAGGCGCGCGCTCAACCGAATGCGCGCGCCGGGAGAGGGCAAGCGATCGGGCGGCGTCATCATGAACAGCCTTGCGTGTCCATGCCAATTTGGCAAAGAGGGCACAGCCAGATCATCCAACAGCAGACGCACGCCCTGGGGCAGGGTTGTCACGTCAAGCAGGCGTCCCTCGATGGTCTGCGTGGGCTGGGGACGATCCAGCATCACGGTGTGGTTATGCGCGGTTGACAAGGTGGCGGCCAGGAATCCGCCCGCGACGATCGCGCCGGCTTGCGCCACGATACGCAACCAGGCCCATGCATTGCGCCAAGCCAGTATAAGGGCCAAGAGAGCCAATCCCAGCCCAGGCAGCAACGGGGCCAAGATATCCGGCTCATACGGCCATGAGAAATACAGCCCGATGCCGATCCCAAGCAGGATAGGGGAAAGGACCGCCATATCCACGTTTTCAGGCATGGGAGCCTGGGCGGCCAAGGTTTCGGGATGTGGCATGTCGGGACCAGAAAG contains these protein-coding regions:
- the mltG gene encoding endolytic transglycosylase MltG is translated as MLGVPMATLLCLGLAVFGLDYLHHMPGPVPGGSLDKGKAVLIPSGTPTLRIGQILAQEGVIEWPWLFVMASHWPLQSPPLKAGEYLIPSRASVAQIVAQLRGGRTVMHSLTVPEGLTSAQIVALVRAEPLLAGTIPAVPPEGTLLPDTYGFSRGDSREGMIARMTSAMRRAVTELWSARVAGLPYRSMDEAVVMASIVEKETGLAAERRRIAGVFVNRLKRGMRLQADPTVIYGLTQGEGALGRPLTRADWLHNSPYNTYVIDGLPPRPIANPGRAALEAALDPMPHDDLYFVATGQGGHAFARTLEDHNEHVTKAARDLTKTRN
- the lexA gene encoding transcriptional repressor LexA; the protein is MLTRKQQILLGIIHERLEAEGVPPSFEEMKEALGLHSKSGVHRLVTALEERGFLRRLPHRARAMEILRLPESMGKTPGLVPASGGVLAGVTARPRRGGASRPMAAAGSSRTLPFYGRIAAGVPIETTGDAPATFDVPPAMVGRGEHYVLEVVGDSMIEAGIFDGDLALMRQTEQVEEGSIAAVLVDEEAVTLKHVRHRAGKIILEAANARYAPRELPADRVHIQGQLAGLIRRY
- a CDS encoding ComEC/Rec2 family competence protein, with amino-acid sequence MPGILDLSGPDMPHPETLAAQAPMPENVDMAVLSPILLGIGIGLYFSWPYEPDILAPLLPGLGLALLALILAWRNAWAWLRIVAQAGAIVAGGFLAATLSTAHNHTVMLDRPQPTQTIEGRLLDVTTLPQGVRLLLDDLAVPSLPNWHGHARLFMMTPPDRLPSPGARIRLSARLVPPAGPAAPGAFDYRQWCFFNGIAAVGNAYAPLLVTDPAATPEDQTAMALLRQAIARRVAVTLNGDPAAIAVALSTGAQQGISKPVTEAMRDSGLMHILSVSGLHIALVAGLVFFSLRALLALIPFIALRWNTRKIAALAALPPIIFYTLLVGAPFPAQRSLLMAALVLVAILVGRRALSLRVIALTASAILCVQPHALTHVGFQLSFAAATALVVVYNAMRRIRAQNLRRHGSDHRPFWQRPPFDIALTSLVAGLATAPLTLFHFQQISWYGVAANVLAVPLTSFVIMPALTLALLAMPLGLEHIPLMVTGWGIEGMVRIAHLFADMPGAVTRLPALPLASLLTMLTGGLFLCLMPGRWRLLGVPVILMALGIGLTMPRPDMLIAEDGSLIGLRLADGRLALSRAPSHSQTADHWRRREAVNALADWPDISTDPLLSCQDTGCLYHLRDRAIWLADTDQAPDCARLDMVVAPQSDHTPCPHLPAVTRSDLARHGAYAVYIGPFWGLRWNSADPYGPTRPWQTARQ